The Vicia villosa cultivar HV-30 ecotype Madison, WI linkage group LG1, Vvil1.0, whole genome shotgun sequence genome includes a region encoding these proteins:
- the LOC131628181 gene encoding uncharacterized protein LOC131628181 isoform X1, with product MDHRTINALSRWRQRIQMTIVHVLCLVVHYYIIKIRSRVRIVDRSLTLEKEKVRDKIMNIVATSEGRKIIRMSPKAFLDLCSILQQEGGLRPTQRVTVEEQVAKTLYILTHNVRNREIQFWFRRSGESTSRHFHRVLRSIIEIGRTYLKQPDGSRIPAEILGNSRFYPYFKDCVGAIDCTHVRVKVPLAEASRYRGRKDFPTQNVLVACSFDLRFTYVLPGWEGTASDSRILKHALRRTNGLKIPRGKFYILDAGFMLRKGLITPLRSTRYHLKEFSATNPPRTPQELFNLRHSSLRNVVERAFGVVKKRFPIIATGAETTYGVDTQNYIILACCILHNFLMGVDPDEGLIAEVDEEIGNQSAPQANHGHLEVDEDEEHTRLGQIYRNSMINAMWNDYITHD from the exons ATGGATCATCGAACAATTAATGCATTGAGTAGATGGAGACAAAGAATTCAAATGACTATTGTTCATGTTCTATGTCTTGTAGTTCATTACTACATTATTAAAATTCGGTCTCGAGTTAGGATTGTTGATCGTAGTTTGACGCTAGAGAAGGAGAAAGTACGAGATAAGATAATGAACATAGTTGCAACTAGTGAAGGTCGGAAGATAATAAGAATGAGTCCTAAAGCCTTTTTAGACTTATGTTCTATATTACAACAAGAGGGTGGTCTTCGACCAACACAAAGGGTAACTGTAGAGGAACAAGTTGCTAAGACACTATATATTCTAACTCACAATGTTAGAAATCGTGAGATTCAGTTCTGGTTTCGACGCTCTGGGGAGAGTACTAGTCGTCATTTTCATCGTGTGCTTAGGTCGATAATTGAGATAGGACGTACATATCTCAAACAACCAGATGGTTCACGCATTCCTGCAGAAATTCTTGGAAACAGTCGATTTTACCCTTATTTTAAAGACTGTGTTGGGGCGATTGATTGTACACATGTTCGTGTAAAAGTACCGTTGGCCGAAGCTTCAAGGTATCGTGGTAGGAAAGATTTTCCTACACAAAATGTGTTGGTCGCATGCTCGTTTGATCTAAGGTTTACTTATGTTTTGCCTGGATGGGAGGGCACTGCTTCCGATTCTAGAATATTAAAACATGCCCTACGGAGAACAAATGGTCTCAAAATACCAAGAG GTAAATTTTATATTCTTGATGCTGGATTCATGTTGAGAAAAGGGCTGATTACACCACTTAGATCAACACGTTACCACTTGAAAGAGTTTTCCGCCACAAACCCCCCTAGAACACCTCAAGAGTTATTCAACCTTCGTCACTCATCGTTGCGTAATGTTGTTGAAAGGGCTTTTGGGGTTGTAAAGAAAAGATTTCCAATCATTGCAACTGGTGCTGAAACGACTTATGGAGTCGAcactcaaaattatattattcttGCCTGTTGCATTTTGCATAACTTTTTGATGGGAGTAGATCCCGATGAAGGCTTGATTGCGGAGGTAGATGAAGAAATTGGAAATCAAAGTGCAC